GGTCTGCCCCGTGGAGTGCATCTACGATGCCGGGGAGCAGCTTTACATCCACCCCGATGAGTGCATTGACTGCGGGGCCTGCGTGCCCGCCTGCCCGGTGAACGCCATCTTCCCCGAGGAGGATGTTCCCGAGCCGTGGAGGGTCTACATCGAGAAAAACCGCCAGTGGGCCCAGACCCTACCCAACGTGCACGTGTTGGAGGAAAGTTGATGCCGAGCCTAGGGGTGGAG
This sequence is a window from Thermus antranikianii DSM 12462. Protein-coding genes within it:
- a CDS encoding indolepyruvate ferredoxin oxidoreductase subunit alpha, with the protein product MPHVICEPCIGVKDRSCQEVCPVECIYDAGEQLYIHPDECIDCGACVPACPVNAIFPEEDVPEPWRVYIEKNRQWAQTLPNVHVLEES